The following coding sequences are from one Beggiatoa alba B18LD window:
- a CDS encoding NB-ARC domain-containing protein, translated as MSDEFTLEQEITLLKQDTTLLNESLAELQQKLAQEKNEAQHLVLVGKINDIQQELVEAQKKLVTLTAQQSGGDKEDEQKLGAPAKLHGVPALPDYCLPAPIFNELKAKLVVKPTLAEGADGQKNPILFLAPSGRGKSLQAIVLAHDISVRRAFSEGIFWINMGSQPDIIAHQQALIRAFNISAIGTPEFISAEEGLTILRGIGKGRACLFILDDVYDVRDVMAFSGLGKACQLLITSCHPEIADDLKHFMPSLQSYTLEAFTKEQAIDYFKQCYTQPLPEPLPADLTALFNTCEYSPTALKLSAQLAKATAKPDWTGLLTQLQDRTLDFPEAHPVSLLQALHLNVEALGDYGEYYLTLGVFADYTKIPQAAIVLLWRYLYHLPDETAYNFIQQLNAQGLLYFNSDSPRSDVHLHPYQHDYLCEFADLDKLHTHLLAAYRRYCQPHGWAKGPDDGYFFEYLCLHLLAAERTRELKTLLMDFDWLNNKLRATYLHNLIQDFDLLEDDTDVTTVKQALQRAANVLVKDKHKLADKLLEQLWGKPSSDIQTLLNQAKEVTPDWHPPT; from the coding sequence ATGTCTGATGAATTCACATTAGAACAAGAAATTACATTATTAAAACAAGATACTACATTATTAAATGAATCCTTAGCGGAGTTACAGCAGAAGTTAGCGCAGGAAAAAAATGAGGCACAGCATCTTGTATTAGTAGGGAAAATTAATGATATTCAGCAAGAGCTTGTCGAGGCTCAAAAGAAATTAGTCACGCTAACAGCACAGCAATCGGGGGGGGATAAAGAGGATGAGCAAAAATTAGGCGCGCCTGCTAAATTACATGGCGTTCCTGCCTTACCTGATTATTGCCTACCTGCACCGATTTTTAATGAGCTAAAAGCTAAATTAGTGGTTAAACCTACGCTTGCTGAAGGCGCAGATGGGCAAAAAAATCCTATTTTATTCCTCGCCCCAAGCGGTCGTGGTAAATCTTTGCAAGCAATTGTATTGGCACATGATATTTCTGTTCGTCGCGCTTTTTCTGAGGGGATTTTCTGGATTAATATGGGGTCGCAGCCTGATATTATTGCTCATCAGCAAGCCTTGATTCGGGCATTTAATATTTCTGCAATCGGTACACCTGAATTTATCAGTGCAGAGGAAGGATTAACGATTTTACGCGGGATTGGAAAAGGGAGAGCCTGCTTATTTATTCTCGATGATGTTTATGATGTACGCGATGTCATGGCTTTTTCAGGGTTGGGAAAAGCTTGTCAATTACTGATTACGTCCTGTCATCCTGAAATTGCTGACGATTTAAAGCATTTCATGCCCAGTTTACAAAGCTATACCTTAGAGGCATTTACGAAAGAGCAGGCAATTGATTATTTTAAACAATGTTACACGCAACCTTTACCAGAGCCATTACCCGCTGATTTGACAGCACTGTTTAACACCTGCGAATATTCCCCCACTGCCCTAAAATTATCTGCCCAACTTGCGAAAGCCACCGCAAAACCAGATTGGACAGGTTTATTAACACAGTTACAAGATAGAACCCTTGATTTTCCTGAAGCGCATCCAGTCTCTTTATTACAAGCACTACATCTCAATGTAGAAGCCTTAGGCGATTATGGCGAGTATTACTTAACCTTAGGCGTATTTGCAGACTATACAAAAATTCCGCAAGCTGCCATCGTCTTACTCTGGCGTTATCTCTATCATCTGCCCGATGAAACCGCTTATAACTTTATTCAACAACTCAATGCACAAGGCTTGTTATATTTCAACAGCGATTCACCCCGTAGCGATGTGCATCTACATCCCTATCAACATGATTATTTATGTGAATTTGCAGACTTAGATAAATTGCATACACACTTGCTTGCCGCTTATCGCCGTTACTGCCAACCTCATGGCTGGGCAAAAGGACCCGATGATGGTTATTTCTTTGAATATCTCTGCTTACACCTGCTCGCAGCTGAAAGAACGCGCGAACTTAAAACCCTGTTGATGGATTTTGATTGGCTGAATAACAAACTACGGGCAACTTATCTGCATAATTTAATACAAGATTTTGACCTACTAGAAGACGATACTGATGTCACGACGGTTAAACAGGCACTACAACGCGCTGCTAATGTTTTAGTCAAAGATAAGCACAAATTGGCGGACAAATTGCTTGAGCAACTTTGGGGCAAACCCTCATCCGATATTCAGACCTTACTCAATCAAGCAAAAGAAGTAACACCAGATTGGCATCCCCCAACCTAA
- a CDS encoding flavodoxin domain-containing protein: MKKKVLITYASRAGSTQGIAQAIGEVFVRHGADVELRFILDVKDLQTYDIVIIGSPIRDMAWLPEALRFIVVHQQVLKHKQIAYFIVGMTLREDTQTTREKALTVLNPIKDLLHPVEIGLFAGALVRDKRLKYFWWLVAKITGLPEGDYRNFHSVREWADQLAKRLLPPPSQPTEK, from the coding sequence ATGAAAAAAAAAGTATTAATTACCTATGCCAGTCGTGCAGGCTCTACACAAGGAATTGCCCAAGCCATTGGAGAAGTCTTTGTTCGGCATGGGGCAGATGTTGAACTCCGTTTTATCTTAGATGTTAAAGACCTACAAACTTACGACATCGTCATTATTGGTAGCCCTATTCGTGATATGGCTTGGCTACCTGAAGCACTCCGCTTTATCGTTGTTCACCAACAAGTGCTTAAACATAAACAAATTGCTTATTTCATTGTCGGTATGACCCTGCGCGAAGACACGCAAACGACCCGAGAAAAAGCCCTCACTGTCCTAAACCCCATCAAAGACCTATTACACCCTGTAGAAATTGGACTCTTTGCAGGCGCACTTGTCCGCGATAAACGCTTAAAATACTTCTGGTGGCTAGTCGCAAAAATAACAGGACTCCCTGAAGGCGATTATCGCAACTTCCACAGTGTGCGCGAATGGGCAGACCAATTAGCAAAACGCCTGCTACCGCCCCCCTCTCAACCCACAGAAAAATGA
- a CDS encoding FKBP-type peptidyl-prolyl cis-trans isomerase, whose product MKLRYLSVLTASLLSTQLVLAEEAAKAPEDKLSYTIGHQVGSNIKKQDLKVNVDTVMQGLRDAYEGKTAALTEEQMQETIATFQKERMAQLEAKRKATAEKNQAEGDKFLEENKKKEGVTTLPSGLQYKVITEGAGKTPKLTDTVTTHYKGTLINGKEFDSSYSRGQPATFPVNGVIAGWTEALQLMKEGSKWQLFIPAKLAYGERAMGETIEPNSTLIFDIELLSVGEEKKEETSKEEKIDLKDLKIEQKTEPAKQ is encoded by the coding sequence ATGAAATTACGTTATCTTTCTGTCTTAACTGCTAGTTTATTAAGCACCCAACTCGTCCTTGCTGAAGAAGCTGCTAAAGCCCCTGAAGACAAACTCAGCTACACCATTGGTCATCAAGTCGGTAGTAACATCAAAAAACAAGACCTCAAAGTCAATGTTGACACCGTCATGCAAGGCTTGCGCGATGCATATGAAGGCAAAACCGCCGCACTGACAGAAGAACAAATGCAAGAAACCATCGCGACTTTCCAAAAAGAGCGCATGGCACAACTCGAAGCCAAACGTAAAGCCACCGCCGAAAAAAATCAGGCTGAAGGCGACAAGTTCCTAGAAGAAAATAAAAAGAAAGAAGGCGTTACCACATTGCCCAGTGGCTTACAATACAAAGTCATCACTGAAGGTGCTGGGAAAACCCCCAAATTAACCGACACCGTGACCACTCACTACAAAGGCACGTTAATCAACGGCAAAGAGTTCGACAGCTCTTATTCTCGTGGTCAACCCGCTACTTTCCCTGTTAATGGCGTGATTGCAGGCTGGACAGAAGCCTTACAACTCATGAAAGAAGGCTCTAAATGGCAATTATTTATTCCTGCCAAATTAGCCTATGGCGAACGCGCAATGGGCGAAACCATTGAGCCTAATTCAACATTAATATTCGACATCGAATTATTATCCGTTGGCGAAGAGAAGAAAGAAGAAACCTCAAAAGAGGAAAAAATTGACTTAAAAGATTTAAAAATTGAACAAAAAACTGAGCCTGCTAAACAATAA
- a CDS encoding DEAD/DEAH box helicase, which produces MKTSNLPKQTPLDLLYLLQLKKIANQNKILTVELCYPHQTNQSPSFSLNTLRPHPLSTIDEDIINSLREINQIRSTESIKTFSLMPTDHVTTEILSKILKTARCHWEKLNTPALIQGKARQATLHWTEQPNKTHMLHFTFQGDNNAHILPLMPLWYIDTTTHECGELITGLPNPVALMVTRAPVLKTEEATQVCIQLEHLVPTLTIPKPIFNYQDRQETDPPKIRLILFNQAVVPAIQNRAHKFHESVPFAKLYFCYKNKTIDSLIPQAETFSYLDTLNEVRITITRDVKTEQAAREKLQELQFIPVHEHPENIQLFATPQRYAFNYLPNVSLLRDSYRLEEHLSHFFMYALPQLQAEGWEIDIDKNYQYHTVRPESIEEWYGEIDETTGMDWFSLSLGIKIDGKRINLLPLLVQLLKKTATTQELYKLLNLPDNTTLPIRLADNRLLPIAVGRVRNILSVLIELLDDTVLDETGRLQLNHLQAAQLIELEASLGAIQLRWFGGEKLLALGRKLRDFQGIKTIHLPSQFHATLRPYQQHGVNWLQFLREYQLGGILADDMGLGKTVQTLGHIAIEKYQGRLTKPCLIVAPTSLMGNWRAEAHRFVPTLRVLILQGLQRKEQFEQIHEHDLILTTYPLLARDKVFLLQHEYHLLILDEAQNIKNPNAKATLVAHQIKANHRLCLTGTPLENHLGEIWSLFHFLMPGLLSTKKYFHQHFRKPIEKEGDTLRHQALSKRIKPFMLRRTKEHVISELPEKNEIIRMINLEGAQLDLYETIRLAMHDKVRKEIAERGMAKSQLIILDALLKLRQVCCDPRLVSLPSAKKVKQSAKLNLLMDLVPEMIEEGRKILIFSQFTSMLSLIADAFQQVSIPYVSLTGQTQKRSEVIARFQEQDVPVFLISLKAGGTGLNLTAADTVIHYDPWWNPAVEEQATDRAHRIGQDKNVFVYKFITTGTVEEKIQALQERKKQLADALFAGTGQGALQLSPADLDALFEPLSPA; this is translated from the coding sequence ATGAAAACAAGCAACCTCCCCAAACAAACCCCACTAGATTTACTGTATTTACTCCAATTAAAAAAAATTGCTAATCAAAATAAAATATTAACAGTTGAGTTATGCTATCCCCATCAGACTAACCAATCTCCCTCCTTTTCATTGAATACTCTGCGCCCTCATCCTTTGTCCACTATCGATGAGGACATCATTAATTCGCTGAGAGAAATTAATCAAATTCGTTCCACTGAATCTATTAAAACATTCTCGTTAATGCCCACTGACCATGTAACAACTGAAATTTTAAGCAAAATTTTAAAAACAGCACGTTGTCATTGGGAAAAACTCAATACCCCCGCACTCATACAAGGCAAAGCCCGTCAAGCAACACTCCATTGGACAGAACAGCCCAATAAAACCCACATGCTACATTTTACTTTTCAAGGGGATAATAACGCGCATATTCTTCCTTTAATGCCGCTGTGGTACATCGATACGACAACGCACGAGTGTGGCGAACTGATAACAGGCTTACCGAACCCTGTCGCGCTGATGGTTACTAGAGCCCCTGTTTTAAAAACAGAAGAAGCAACACAAGTTTGCATTCAATTAGAACATCTAGTCCCAACGCTCACCATTCCCAAACCCATTTTTAACTATCAAGACCGCCAAGAAACTGACCCCCCTAAAATTCGTCTCATCTTATTTAATCAAGCTGTTGTCCCTGCTATACAAAATCGCGCCCATAAATTTCATGAAAGTGTCCCTTTTGCAAAACTCTATTTTTGCTATAAAAATAAAACCATTGATAGCCTAATTCCACAAGCGGAGACATTTTCATATTTAGATACGCTCAATGAAGTACGCATTACCATCACCCGTGATGTCAAAACAGAACAAGCTGCCCGAGAAAAATTACAAGAACTGCAATTTATTCCTGTCCATGAACACCCTGAAAATATTCAACTGTTTGCAACACCACAACGCTACGCCTTTAATTATTTGCCCAATGTTTCCCTGCTACGCGATTCTTACCGTTTAGAAGAACATCTGTCCCACTTTTTCATGTATGCCCTGCCCCAATTACAAGCAGAAGGTTGGGAAATTGATATCGATAAAAATTACCAGTATCACACTGTACGCCCTGAATCTATTGAAGAATGGTATGGCGAAATTGACGAAACCACAGGCATGGATTGGTTTAGCCTATCATTAGGTATCAAAATTGATGGTAAGCGGATAAATCTTTTACCGCTCTTAGTGCAACTGCTGAAAAAAACGGCAACTACGCAAGAGTTATATAAATTATTAAACCTACCTGATAATACAACCTTACCGATTCGTTTAGCTGATAACCGTTTATTACCAATTGCGGTTGGACGGGTGCGCAATATTCTCAGCGTCTTAATTGAACTGCTAGACGACACTGTCTTAGATGAAACAGGACGCTTACAACTCAACCATTTACAAGCGGCGCAATTGATAGAATTAGAAGCTAGCTTAGGCGCGATTCAACTGCGCTGGTTTGGCGGAGAAAAACTACTGGCGTTAGGACGTAAACTAAGGGATTTTCAAGGCATTAAAACCATTCATTTACCAAGCCAATTTCACGCAACGCTAAGACCTTATCAACAACATGGTGTCAATTGGCTACAATTTCTCCGCGAATATCAACTCGGTGGCATTCTTGCCGATGATATGGGACTTGGTAAAACGGTACAAACCTTAGGACATATCGCCATTGAAAAATATCAAGGACGTTTGACTAAACCCTGCTTAATTGTTGCCCCCACCAGTTTAATGGGCAATTGGCGAGCTGAAGCTCATCGATTTGTTCCTACCTTGCGCGTACTCATTTTGCAAGGATTGCAACGCAAAGAACAATTTGAACAAATTCATGAGCATGATTTAATTCTCACGACTTACCCATTACTGGCTCGTGATAAGGTTTTTTTACTACAACACGAATATCACTTATTAATCCTAGATGAAGCGCAAAATATTAAAAATCCTAATGCGAAAGCAACATTAGTTGCGCATCAAATCAAAGCTAATCATCGTCTTTGCTTAACAGGCACACCGCTAGAAAATCATTTAGGCGAAATTTGGTCATTGTTTCATTTTCTCATGCCAGGTTTACTCAGCACTAAAAAATATTTCCATCAACACTTCCGTAAACCGATTGAAAAAGAAGGGGATACTTTACGTCATCAAGCCTTATCCAAACGCATTAAACCCTTTATGCTGCGTCGGACAAAAGAGCATGTTATCAGCGAATTACCCGAAAAAAATGAAATTATCCGCATGATTAACCTAGAAGGGGCGCAATTAGACCTATACGAAACAATTCGCCTTGCAATGCATGATAAAGTCCGTAAAGAAATTGCAGAAAGAGGCATGGCAAAAAGTCAATTGATTATCCTTGATGCCCTATTAAAACTCAGACAAGTTTGTTGTGACCCGCGTCTGGTCTCACTCCCCAGTGCGAAAAAAGTAAAACAATCGGCAAAACTCAATTTATTGATGGATTTAGTTCCAGAAATGATAGAGGAAGGGCGGAAAATTCTTATATTTTCACAATTTACCAGCATGTTAAGCCTTATCGCGGATGCTTTTCAGCAAGTCTCAATTCCTTACGTCAGCTTAACGGGGCAAACACAAAAACGGAGCGAAGTGATTGCCCGTTTTCAGGAGCAAGACGTGCCTGTTTTTCTTATCAGTCTTAAAGCGGGCGGTACAGGGCTGAATTTAACCGCCGCTGATACAGTGATACATTATGACCCGTGGTGGAATCCTGCGGTTGAAGAGCAGGCAACTGACCGCGCTCATCGGATTGGACAAGATAAAAATGTTTTTGTTTATAAATTCATCACGACAGGCACGGTTGAAGAAAAAATTCAGGCATTACAAGAGCGTAAAAAACAATTGGCAGATGCATTATTTGCAGGAACAGGACAAGGCGCGTTGCAACTGTCTCCCGCTGATTTAGATGCTTTGTTTGAGCCTTTGAGTCCTGCTTAA
- a CDS encoding tryptophan--tRNA ligase, with translation MSLVTSQRVLSGMRPTGQLHLGHYHGVLKNWIKLQYEYRCFFFAADWHALTTQYDDVSMIASNVWDMLIDWLSVGVNPSEATIFIQSKVPEHAELHLLLSMSTPLSWLERVPTYKDQQQKLKDKDLSTYGFLGYPLLQSADILVYKAGLVPVGEDQVAHIEITRELARRFNFLYGREPDFQEKAKEAIRKMGKKNANLYNELRKRYQEQGDAEALSTAQVLVNAQQNISLGDKKRLLGFLEGETRTILPEPEALLTETSKMPGLDGQKMSKSYGNTITLRDTPVNVEQKVRTMPTDPARIRRTDAGEPEKCPVWQLHKIYSPEDVKAWVQEGCRSATIGCIECKQPVIEGIKAELTPIQEKCRRYQESPETVRAIMSEGCEKARAVARETLEEVRQVMGLSYR, from the coding sequence TTGAGTTTAGTGACTTCACAAAGGGTACTGTCTGGCATGAGACCGACAGGTCAACTACACCTAGGACATTATCACGGTGTGTTAAAAAATTGGATAAAACTGCAATACGAATACCGCTGTTTTTTCTTTGCGGCTGATTGGCACGCTTTAACCACACAATATGATGATGTCAGCATGATAGCGTCCAATGTTTGGGATATGCTCATCGATTGGCTCTCCGTTGGGGTGAATCCCAGTGAAGCAACTATTTTTATTCAATCTAAAGTGCCTGAACATGCTGAATTGCATTTATTGCTCTCTATGTCCACGCCCCTAAGTTGGTTAGAACGTGTCCCGACCTACAAAGACCAACAACAGAAGTTAAAAGATAAAGATTTATCAACTTATGGTTTTCTCGGCTATCCCTTATTACAAAGTGCGGACATTTTAGTTTATAAAGCAGGGCTTGTGCCCGTTGGTGAAGACCAAGTTGCACATATTGAAATCACCCGCGAATTAGCCCGCCGTTTTAATTTCCTCTATGGTCGTGAACCTGATTTTCAAGAAAAAGCGAAAGAAGCTATACGGAAAATGGGGAAAAAGAACGCTAATTTATACAATGAGTTGCGCAAGCGTTACCAAGAACAAGGCGATGCAGAAGCCTTAAGCACCGCACAAGTGTTAGTGAATGCCCAGCAAAATATCAGCTTAGGCGATAAAAAACGCCTGTTAGGCTTCTTAGAAGGGGAAACCCGTACGATTCTGCCTGAGCCTGAAGCGTTATTGACAGAAACCTCAAAAATGCCTGGTTTAGATGGGCAAAAAATGTCCAAATCGTATGGCAATACCATTACTTTGCGCGATACGCCTGTCAATGTTGAGCAAAAAGTTCGCACGATGCCAACCGACCCCGCCCGAATTCGGCGCACAGATGCGGGCGAGCCTGAAAAATGTCCCGTTTGGCAATTACATAAAATCTATTCACCTGAAGATGTTAAAGCGTGGGTACAAGAAGGCTGTAGAAGCGCGACCATTGGCTGTATTGAGTGTAAACAGCCTGTAATTGAAGGAATTAAAGCAGAATTAACACCAATTCAAGAAAAATGTCGCCGTTATCAAGAATCGCCTGAAACCGTGCGTGCGATTATGAGCGAAGGCTGTGAAAAAGCCCGCGCAGTCGCACGGGAAACGTTAGAAGAAGTTCGTCAAGTCATGGGCTTATCTTATCGTTAG
- a CDS encoding cupin domain-containing protein: MSLTHTISLGASLTPADFLKYYWQKRPLLIRQAIPNFKSPITPKELIDLACEESVESRLILEKGGKNPWEVHYSPLEKKQFKRLPKTHWTVLVQETNRYFTDAEDILDQFRFIPNWRIDDLMMSYAVPEGSVGPHLDSYDVFLLQAHGKRRWQISRQQGDFIPDLELRILREFTPEEEWILEPGDMLYLPPNVAHHGVAIDECMTFSIGFLAPSHTDMLNNYVTHTVMQLDSDHRYTDPDLSLQNEQGEISQAALDKIYPIIHSLPTDKHSINQWFGCFITEGRHHEGGEFDCPEPPYSPDEWLAEFAQTPCLRRAARMAFIREGDNITLFAQGAAYPLIKKLAFVAPLLTEQRELTYIALKPYFNDMEFVQLFTDFTNAGYLYFIE; encoded by the coding sequence ATGTCACTGACTCACACCATTTCCTTAGGCGCGTCATTAACGCCTGCTGACTTCTTAAAATACTATTGGCAAAAACGTCCGCTCTTGATTCGCCAAGCCATCCCCAATTTTAAAAGTCCCATTACGCCAAAAGAATTAATCGACCTCGCTTGCGAAGAAAGTGTCGAATCCCGCTTAATTTTAGAAAAAGGCGGGAAAAATCCTTGGGAAGTACATTATAGCCCGTTAGAAAAAAAGCAATTTAAACGCCTCCCTAAAACGCATTGGACAGTTTTAGTTCAAGAGACAAACCGCTATTTTACCGATGCTGAGGATATTTTAGACCAATTCCGCTTTATCCCGAATTGGCGAATTGATGACTTAATGATGAGCTATGCTGTACCTGAAGGCTCTGTCGGCCCTCATTTAGACAGTTACGACGTGTTTTTACTCCAAGCCCACGGCAAACGTCGCTGGCAAATTAGTCGCCAACAAGGTGACTTTATTCCTGATTTAGAATTACGCATTCTGCGCGAATTTACCCCCGAAGAAGAATGGATACTCGAACCAGGTGACATGCTCTATTTACCGCCTAATGTCGCCCATCACGGTGTTGCTATTGACGAATGCATGACCTTCTCTATCGGCTTTCTCGCGCCCTCACACACCGATATGTTAAACAACTATGTCACACATACCGTGATGCAATTAGACTCCGACCACCGTTATACCGACCCCGATTTAAGCCTACAAAACGAACAAGGCGAAATCAGCCAAGCTGCCCTCGATAAAATCTACCCCATTATCCATAGCCTACCAACCGACAAACACAGTATTAACCAATGGTTTGGTTGCTTTATTACCGAAGGACGACACCACGAAGGGGGAGAATTTGACTGCCCAGAACCGCCATACTCGCCAGATGAATGGTTAGCCGAATTTGCACAAACCCCTTGCTTACGTCGCGCTGCTCGCATGGCATTTATTCGTGAAGGCGACAATATCACGCTCTTTGCCCAAGGGGCTGCTTATCCATTAATTAAAAAACTTGCCTTTGTTGCCCCCCTCCTAACAGAACAACGTGAGCTAACCTATATAGCATTAAAACCTTATTTTAATGACATGGAATTTGTGCAATTGTTTACTGACTTTACCAACGCAGGCTATTTATACTTTATTGAATAA
- a CDS encoding DUF3750 domain-containing protein: MVLIFGNLSSNNENWQAFQDQRAKLAPPPSTEQAIIQVYAARSFGWQGAFSVHTWIACKRQAEKQYKLYQVVGWYKQMNTSVLSMQLLPENDTPDVYWYGQAPQRLVDVRGAGEIDALIDRLDQVVISYPYKNHYRAWFGPNSNTFTAYVARALPELRLDLPSTAMGKDYLSDGTFFAIAPSGTGGQVSLFGIVSATLATEEGLELNLLGLHFGLDLLDITIRFPGIGRIGF; the protein is encoded by the coding sequence ATGGTGCTGATTTTTGGCAATCTGAGCAGTAATAATGAAAATTGGCAGGCATTTCAAGACCAACGCGCAAAGCTCGCACCTCCGCCCAGCACGGAACAAGCAATTATCCAAGTTTATGCCGCGCGTTCGTTTGGTTGGCAAGGGGCCTTTAGTGTGCATACGTGGATAGCTTGCAAACGCCAAGCAGAGAAGCAATACAAACTTTATCAAGTTGTGGGTTGGTATAAGCAGATGAATACCAGCGTTTTAAGTATGCAACTATTGCCTGAAAATGATACCCCTGATGTGTATTGGTATGGACAAGCACCTCAACGTTTAGTGGATGTTCGTGGAGCTGGCGAGATTGATGCCTTGATAGACCGATTGGATCAGGTGGTGATAAGTTATCCCTACAAAAATCATTACCGCGCATGGTTTGGTCCTAACAGTAATACATTTACGGCTTACGTTGCCCGTGCATTACCTGAATTACGCCTTGATTTACCAAGTACAGCGATGGGTAAAGATTATTTATCTGATGGTACTTTTTTCGCTATAGCCCCCAGTGGAACAGGCGGACAAGTTTCTTTATTTGGCATCGTCAGCGCGACTCTTGCGACTGAGGAGGGCTTAGAACTGAACTTATTAGGCTTACACTTTGGGCTAGACTTACTCGATATAACTATCCGCTTTCCAGGAATTGGACGGATAGGATTTTAA
- a CDS encoding Na/Pi cotransporter family protein, giving the protein MNRYSKHTQGFLQFSRWFGLLASFCFLPAVFALDTATSPLTFSLFDMSMGLLGGLALFLYGMDMLSVALKRIAGERMQVILAKLTKNPAMGAFTGTVVTAVVQSSSVTTVLVVGFVAGNLLTLNQAVSIIIGAQLGSTITAQIIAFKITKYALLMLAIGFLMQFLAKRDNLIEYGRSLMGLGLLFFGMGVMSDAMQPLRTYPPFLSFLTHLDNVWLSIFIGWLFTALIQSSAATLGILLILAGQGLITLPVAIAISFGAHIGTCLTALLAAIGRPREAVRAAVAHLFTSILGVILWVAFIDDLAQLTVAFSPASTDIEKQAVEVPRQIANAYTLFNLINLLIFVWFTSTITRIIYWIIPEKPEGDIRIKPKYLDSLLLETPSLALEAVRHELQHLGKRINEMFAAIMPALLSSDYQALTNIAGMDNDIDTLHGDIIYYLGEISKRSLTNKQTQDLLNLIDATNSLENIGDLLETDLVVLGQKRLSHHISFSPETQEILRQVHHTIGDLLKTAIEGLVEQDTEKTKQVINMKDRLHELINHAGQNQVERLVATQQEPAQRVMSYTIKTDILEKFRRVYYFAKRIAKAV; this is encoded by the coding sequence ATGAACAGATATTCAAAACACACACAAGGTTTTCTACAATTTTCGCGATGGTTTGGCTTACTAGCGAGTTTCTGCTTTTTGCCCGCCGTATTTGCACTTGATACGGCGACATCCCCACTAACTTTCTCCCTGTTTGATATGAGTATGGGTTTGCTGGGTGGTTTAGCCCTGTTTTTATATGGCATGGATATGCTCTCCGTCGCGCTCAAACGCATTGCAGGTGAACGGATGCAAGTGATTTTAGCTAAACTCACTAAAAATCCTGCTATGGGCGCATTTACGGGCACGGTGGTTACTGCTGTTGTACAATCCTCCTCCGTTACAACCGTTTTAGTTGTTGGCTTTGTCGCAGGTAATTTACTCACTCTTAACCAAGCGGTCAGCATTATTATTGGTGCACAACTTGGCTCGACCATTACCGCACAAATTATTGCGTTTAAAATTACCAAATATGCCCTATTGATGCTCGCTATTGGCTTTCTAATGCAATTCCTAGCCAAACGTGACAACTTAATTGAATACGGTAGAAGTTTGATGGGGTTGGGATTATTATTTTTTGGGATGGGTGTGATGAGCGACGCGATGCAACCACTACGCACTTATCCGCCGTTTTTAAGCTTTCTTACGCATTTAGACAATGTTTGGTTAAGCATTTTTATCGGTTGGTTATTTACTGCCTTAATCCAATCCTCTGCCGCAACATTGGGGATTTTATTGATTCTTGCAGGACAAGGCTTAATTACTTTACCTGTCGCTATTGCCATTTCTTTTGGCGCACATATTGGAACTTGCCTCACGGCTCTACTGGCTGCCATTGGGCGACCACGTGAAGCGGTACGTGCTGCCGTTGCGCATTTATTCACCAGCATATTAGGCGTTATCTTATGGGTTGCCTTTATCGACGATTTAGCACAATTAACCGTCGCGTTTTCGCCCGCTAGCACAGATATAGAAAAACAAGCAGTGGAAGTACCGCGTCAAATAGCAAACGCCTACACTCTCTTTAACCTTATAAATTTACTAATTTTCGTCTGGTTTACAAGCACGATTACTCGTATTATTTACTGGATAATCCCAGAAAAACCCGAAGGCGATATCCGCATAAAACCCAAATACCTCGATAGCTTATTACTTGAAACACCCTCATTAGCCCTAGAAGCTGTTCGCCACGAACTACAACACTTAGGCAAACGCATCAATGAGATGTTTGCTGCTATCATGCCCGCCCTATTGAGTAGCGACTATCAAGCCTTAACCAATATTGCAGGTATGGATAATGATATCGACACCCTGCACGGAGACATCATTTACTACTTAGGCGAAATTAGTAAACGCTCCTTAACCAATAAACAAACGCAAGACCTTTTAAATCTCATTGATGCCACTAACAGCCTAGAAAATATTGGCGATTTATTAGAAACAGACTTAGTTGTCTTAGGACAAAAACGCTTAAGCCATCACATCAGTTTTAGTCCTGAAACCCAAGAAATTTTAAGACAAGTTCACCACACTATCGGCGATTTACTAAAAACCGCTATAGAAGGCTTGGTCGAACAAGATACTGAAAAAACTAAACAAGTTATTAATATGAAAGACCGCTTACACGAATTAATCAACCACGCAGGACAAAACCAAGTAGAAAGATTAGTTGCAACCCAACAAGAACCTGCACAACGTGTGATGTCATACACCATTAAAACAGACATCTTAGAAAAATTCCGCCGTGTTTACTACTTTGCAAAACGCATTGCAAAAGCAGTATAA